In the genome of Bradyrhizobium sp. CIAT3101, one region contains:
- the hemC gene encoding hydroxymethylbilane synthase — protein MAPRFKIGTRKSAMALAQTDEIARRLTAAVPGLDVEIVKFDTTGDLDQTSKLLPHGGKGGAFVAQIRAAVLAGELQAAMHSLKDMPGNEDTPGLIIGATLSRDPASDALVLRDGMTLEALRQSRGKGFKIGTNAVRRAAYARRLFPDIEVIHFRGAADTRVRKLDNGEMQKLPDGGAVGPADALIMARSGLDRVGLSSRIAYEFTAAEMLPAAGQGIVAVECAAQDWHTRQILSSIDDADAHACADAEREVLWVLNGHCNSPVAGFSTIAGDQMSLTASVLDLSGNTIIEAARTGPANRPRELGRAVGLDLLGKGAAEIIERSRPR, from the coding sequence TTGGCACCGCGATTCAAGATCGGCACCCGCAAGAGCGCGATGGCCCTGGCCCAGACGGACGAGATTGCGCGCCGCCTGACCGCTGCCGTGCCCGGCCTCGACGTCGAGATCGTCAAGTTCGACACCACGGGCGATCTCGACCAGACCAGCAAGCTGCTGCCCCATGGCGGCAAGGGCGGCGCCTTCGTCGCGCAGATCCGCGCGGCGGTGCTGGCGGGCGAATTGCAGGCGGCGATGCATTCGCTGAAGGACATGCCCGGCAACGAGGACACGCCGGGCCTCATCATCGGCGCCACGCTGTCGCGCGATCCCGCGAGCGATGCGCTGGTGCTGCGGGATGGCATGACGTTGGAAGCGCTGCGCCAGTCGCGCGGCAAGGGTTTTAAAATCGGCACCAATGCTGTCCGCCGCGCCGCTTATGCGCGACGGTTGTTTCCGGACATTGAAGTCATTCACTTCCGCGGTGCCGCCGACACGCGCGTGCGAAAGCTCGACAATGGCGAAATGCAGAAGCTGCCGGATGGCGGCGCGGTGGGGCCCGCGGACGCGCTGATCATGGCGCGCTCGGGTCTGGATCGCGTCGGTCTTTCCAGCCGCATTGCCTATGAGTTCACGGCGGCGGAGATGCTGCCGGCCGCGGGGCAGGGCATCGTCGCCGTCGAATGCGCCGCGCAGGACTGGCACACGCGACAAATCCTGTCATCGATCGACGACGCCGACGCGCATGCCTGCGCCGATGCCGAGCGCGAGGTGCTGTGGGTGCTGAACGGCCACTGCAATTCGCCTGTCGCGGGTTTTTCGACCATCGCCGGCGATCAGATGTCGCTCACCGCATCCGTGCTCGATCTCTCCGGCAACACCATCATCGAAGCCGCACGCACCGGCCCCGCCAATCGCCCGCGTGAGCTCGGCCGTGCCGTGGGACTCGATCTGCTCGGGAAGGGCGCCGCCGAAATCATCGAGCGCAGCCGGCCGCGCTAG
- a CDS encoding choline dehydrogenase, producing MNANSALAPSDPEFDYIIVGAGSAGCVLANRLSANGKHSVLLLEAGPKDSNIWIHVPLGYGKLFKEKTVNWMYQTEPEPELKGRQVFQPRGKTLGGSSSINGLLYVRGQHEDYDRWRQHGNAGWGYDDVLPYFKKAENQTRGADQYHGTDGPLPVSNMVVTDPLSKGFIDAAVETGLPYNPDFNGATQEGVGLFQTTTRNGRRASTAVAYLGPAKSRSNLKVETEALGQRVLFEGRRAVGVEYRQGANVRRARARKEVVLSSGAYNSPQLLQLSGVGPADLLRRHGIDVVLDAQGVGHDLQDHMQVRIVMRCSQKITLNDTVNNPLRRTLAGARYALFRKGWLTIAAGTAGAFFKTNPRLASPDIQVHFLPFSTDKMGERLHDFSGFTASVCQLRPESRGSLRIKSADPTVPPEIRINYMSTETDRTTNVEGIKILRRILNAPAMKPFVVSEYDPGAKVSTDAEILDYCRERGSTIYHPTSTCRMGNDALAVVDQRLKVRGLEGLRVVDGSIMPDLVSGNTNAPIIMIAEKASDMILQDAR from the coding sequence ATGAACGCAAATTCCGCCCTCGCGCCATCCGATCCCGAGTTCGACTACATCATCGTCGGCGCCGGCTCCGCCGGCTGCGTGCTCGCCAATCGCTTGTCTGCGAATGGCAAGCACAGCGTGCTGTTGCTCGAGGCCGGCCCCAAGGATTCCAACATCTGGATACACGTGCCGCTCGGCTACGGCAAGCTGTTCAAGGAAAAGACCGTCAACTGGATGTACCAGACCGAGCCGGAGCCCGAGCTGAAGGGTCGGCAGGTGTTCCAGCCGCGTGGAAAAACGCTCGGCGGCTCGAGTTCGATCAACGGCCTGCTCTACGTTCGCGGCCAGCACGAAGACTACGATCGCTGGCGCCAGCACGGCAATGCCGGCTGGGGCTATGACGACGTGCTGCCCTATTTCAAGAAGGCGGAGAACCAGACGCGCGGCGCCGATCAATATCACGGCACCGACGGGCCGCTGCCGGTCTCCAACATGGTCGTGACCGATCCGCTGTCGAAAGGTTTCATCGACGCCGCGGTCGAGACCGGTCTGCCCTACAATCCCGATTTCAACGGCGCCACGCAGGAAGGCGTCGGCCTGTTCCAGACCACGACGCGCAACGGCCGCCGCGCCTCGACGGCGGTGGCTTATCTCGGCCCGGCGAAGAGCCGCAGCAATCTCAAGGTCGAGACCGAAGCGCTCGGCCAGCGCGTGCTGTTCGAGGGCCGTCGTGCGGTCGGCGTCGAATATCGGCAAGGCGCGAATGTACGCCGCGCGCGGGCGCGAAAAGAGGTCGTGCTGTCGAGCGGCGCCTACAACTCGCCGCAGCTCCTGCAGCTCTCCGGCGTCGGGCCCGCCGATCTCCTGCGCAGGCACGGCATCGACGTGGTGCTGGATGCGCAGGGCGTCGGCCACGATCTCCAGGACCACATGCAGGTCCGCATCGTGATGCGCTGCTCGCAGAAGATCACGCTGAACGACACCGTCAACAATCCGCTTCGCCGCACGCTGGCGGGCGCGCGCTATGCGCTGTTCCGGAAAGGCTGGCTGACGATCGCGGCCGGCACGGCCGGCGCGTTCTTCAAGACCAATCCGCGGCTCGCTTCACCGGACATCCAGGTGCACTTCCTGCCGTTCTCGACCGACAAGATGGGCGAGCGGCTGCATGATTTTTCCGGCTTCACGGCATCTGTTTGCCAGCTCCGGCCCGAGAGCCGCGGCTCCTTGCGTATCAAGAGCGCGGATCCGACGGTGCCGCCGGAGATCCGCATCAATTACATGTCGACCGAGACCGACCGCACCACCAATGTCGAGGGCATCAAGATCCTGCGCAGGATCCTGAACGCACCGGCGATGAAACCGTTCGTGGTCAGCGAGTACGATCCCGGCGCGAAGGTATCCACGGATGCCGAAATTCTGGATTATTGCCGCGAGCGCGGCAGCACCATCTACCATCCGACCTCGACCTGTCGTATGGGCAACGACGCGCTCGCGGTGGTGGACCAGCGGCTGAAGGTGAGGGGGCTCGAGGGCCTTCGTGTCGTCGACGGTTCGATCATGCCGGACCTCGTCTCGGGGAACACCAACGCGCCGATCATCATGATCGCGGAGAAGGCGTCCGATATGATATTGCAGGATGCGCGATAA
- a CDS encoding TetR/AcrR family transcriptional regulator, with the protein MAKQAERRAATSEAILTAARRLFGTQGFAATTMDAIAEAAGIAKGAVYHHFKTKEAVFEAVFDLVSRDLVVEIDSAARAEKDVLAAMVAGTQHYFAATAKGPTGQIILRDGPAVLGWERWREIDAKHFGGKMPRALSVAMEMGLIAKQPVEPLARLLLGAVTEAAVACAGRADIARAGAEYARAFKSLVEALRLRA; encoded by the coding sequence ATGGCAAAACAGGCGGAGCGGCGGGCAGCGACTTCGGAGGCGATCCTGACGGCGGCGCGCCGGTTGTTCGGGACGCAGGGCTTTGCCGCCACCACCATGGACGCGATCGCCGAAGCGGCCGGCATCGCCAAGGGCGCGGTCTATCATCACTTCAAGACCAAGGAGGCGGTATTTGAGGCCGTGTTCGACCTCGTCTCGCGCGATCTCGTCGTTGAGATCGACAGTGCCGCACGCGCCGAGAAGGACGTGTTGGCCGCGATGGTCGCCGGCACCCAGCATTATTTTGCCGCGACCGCCAAAGGCCCGACCGGCCAGATCATCCTGCGCGACGGTCCCGCCGTGCTCGGCTGGGAGCGCTGGCGCGAGATCGACGCAAAGCATTTTGGCGGCAAGATGCCGCGCGCGCTCTCGGTGGCGATGGAGATGGGCCTGATCGCAAAGCAGCCGGTCGAGCCGTTGGCGCGGCTGCTGCTCGGCGCGGTGACCGAGGCCGCGGTCGCCTGCGCCGGACGCGCCGATATCGCAAGGGCAGGTGCGGAATATGCCCGTGCGTTCAAGTCGCTGGTCGAGGCGCTGCGTCTGCGGGCATGA
- a CDS encoding nuclear transport factor 2 family protein, translated as MPSRDIVEEFAKRLENGDFIGAIEDYCTPDAVTYENNTAPTVGRDALVTKERGVLAMSKEVKAVRVGPSLIEGDKVATRWIFSFTNTEGVTRNFEEIAWQTWRGEQIVEERFFYDPKQLGR; from the coding sequence ATGCCGAGCCGTGACATCGTCGAAGAATTTGCGAAGCGCCTCGAGAACGGAGACTTTATCGGCGCGATCGAGGACTACTGCACACCCGATGCCGTGACCTATGAGAACAACACCGCACCGACGGTTGGCCGCGACGCTCTCGTTACCAAGGAGCGCGGCGTGCTGGCGATGTCCAAAGAGGTGAAGGCCGTCCGCGTCGGGCCGAGCCTGATCGAGGGCGATAAAGTCGCCACGCGCTGGATCTTCAGCTTCACCAACACTGAAGGTGTCACGCGCAATTTTGAGGAGATCGCCTGGCAGACCTGGCGTGGCGAGCAGATCGTCGAGGAGCGGTTCTTCTACGATCCGAAGCAGCTCGGGCGGTAA
- a CDS encoding Isoquinoline 1-oxidoreductase subunit, whose product MTDAPKSAARAARLVIVALAAVAAFARPVGADQSSTSAPLKSPADFSSISNTSERSRAIFNEIGKVVMNPRCMNCHPAGDHPTQGDDFHEHMPPIWRAETGHFEANCSGCHGSHNVTLLEAASYRSIPGHPRWGFAPMSMAWQGKSLGEICRQLKDVQANGGRDLAALQEHVAKDDLVGWAWNPGEGRRPAPGSQQAAGELVQAWIDSGAECPR is encoded by the coding sequence ATGACCGATGCGCCCAAATCAGCCGCTCGTGCTGCACGTCTCGTGATTGTTGCCCTCGCGGCAGTTGCGGCCTTTGCGCGGCCCGTCGGCGCGGATCAATCATCGACAAGCGCTCCGCTGAAAAGTCCTGCCGATTTTTCGTCGATCTCGAACACAAGCGAGCGCTCGCGCGCGATCTTCAACGAAATCGGCAAGGTGGTCATGAATCCGCGTTGCATGAACTGCCACCCGGCGGGCGACCATCCAACGCAGGGCGACGATTTTCACGAGCACATGCCGCCGATCTGGCGGGCCGAGACCGGGCATTTCGAGGCCAACTGCTCGGGCTGCCATGGCTCTCACAACGTCACGCTGCTCGAGGCGGCTTCATACCGAAGCATTCCCGGTCATCCGCGATGGGGCTTTGCGCCGATGTCGATGGCGTGGCAAGGCAAGTCACTGGGTGAGATCTGCCGCCAGTTGAAGGATGTCCAGGCCAACGGCGGCCGCGACCTCGCCGCGTTGCAGGAGCATGTCGCCAAGGACGATCTCGTCGGTTGGGCCTGGAATCCCGGCGAAGGTCGCAGGCCGGCTCCCGGCAGCCAACAGGCTGCTGGCGAGCTCGTGCAAGCGTGGATCGACAGCGGCGCGGAGTGTCCGCGCTAG
- a CDS encoding autotransporter domain-containing protein, with the protein MKRLLLATSALASCLFSVSAQAQSVWHGFGNSTATSDYNLDTNWSNPPAGAPPINAGQSAQFTGGGSTTITVTAGPITPDSWTFGANASNYALSGADVNFNGAGPNLVNNANTGQSISISNNMTGAGISQAGASTLTLSGTNSFTTTSVSAGTLANSGTLTSAVSVTNSLATYENTGTQNGGLDNNGVTRNSGTLNGGLINSGGYIQFAGSTNGGLTNINSVGAHAGAFNGAIDNSTGGLFEIFGTVTSDSTFTNSTTSSVLFFSSGSYTVAGLITNSGTDPAGGIAVSAGSTLNANGGLTNNANATIVNSGGTVTGNLSNAGIVTNSGAMGAVTNTGSFDNQSGGSITTLTNNAGTFTNESGATVSGAATISGGTVTNAGTFSSTLGLTGGTFTNNAGGQVQGMTTMSFATVNNNGTMAGVTINAGTLNNNNGGTIATVTASDGNFRNYAGATVSGAVSISASNITLNHGTFASTLDATGGIFTNAADGQVLGATTHSGGGMTNYGTMAGVTNSFGSFTNYDTGSITTLTNSGGSFYSLGTVSGAATISGGSVVNHQGTFASTIGLTGGSFENDSGSVVQGATTNNGGAVGNYGTMAGVTNASGTFGNNTGGSITTLNNNGGTFTNDTGATVSGAATISAGSVTNAGTFSSTLGLTGGSFTNNTGGQVQGATTNNGGTVNNNGTMAGAINISGTFNNNNNATITTLTNNGGLFQNDNQGRVTGAATVSSGTVQNAGTFASTLGLTGGTFNNFGTVQGATTNNGGTVGNGGTMAGVTNTSGTFNNNGTGSITTLNNNGGTFNNDATISGAATISGGTVFVTGSGTIGGAVSLTNAAGTLDISGVTTGLSITDFSGVSGSTVNLGAKTLTIAGGTQTFGGAMQGAGNLVLSSGAETLSGTSSYSGTTTVNGGTLRVDGSIASSSMTTVNAAGALSGVGMVGNVTVNGGLFAPGQGVVGGSMTVTGSLVMTAASTYLVEVTPATSTSSIVTGNANLGGATLGINFAAGSYVSKQYTVVAASSITGAFNPTILSLGLPAGFSISASNDGTHAYLNLVLNFAPPSGNLNVNQQNVGNAIINFFNTTGGISMAFGGLTPAGLTQLSGEVGSAPQQSTFNAMTQFMGVMTDPFVAGRGDPVSAGGAPNAYAEESLAYAAAGKGRSASARDAFAAYTKAPVAPSFEQRWSVWAAGFGGAQQTDGNNALGSNNTTSSLYATAVGADYRVSRDTLLGFALAGGGTNFTVANNLGGGRSDLFQAGAFFRHNAGPAYITGALAYGWQDITTDRTVTVAGVDRLRAEFNANAWSGRLEGGYRFVSQGIGLTPYAAAQVTAFDLPAYAEQAIAGSNQFALAYGAKSVTDTRSELGLRTDKAFAQDDGIVTLRGRVAWAHDFNPNRAIGATFQTLPGASFVVNGAAMASETALVTAAAEKKWLNGWSAAATFEGEFSNVTRSYAGKGVVRYAW; encoded by the coding sequence ATGAAGCGTCTGCTGCTCGCGACCTCGGCGCTGGCGAGCTGCCTGTTTTCGGTTTCGGCACAGGCCCAGAGTGTGTGGCACGGCTTCGGCAACTCGACAGCCACCAGCGATTACAATCTCGACACGAACTGGTCGAATCCGCCGGCGGGCGCTCCGCCAATCAATGCCGGCCAGTCAGCTCAATTCACGGGAGGGGGCAGTACGACCATCACGGTCACTGCCGGCCCGATCACCCCGGATTCGTGGACGTTCGGGGCAAACGCCAGCAACTACGCTTTGTCGGGCGCCGACGTGAACTTCAATGGCGCCGGACCGAACCTCGTCAACAACGCCAATACCGGTCAGAGCATCTCGATCAGCAACAACATGACGGGAGCGGGCATCTCGCAGGCCGGCGCCAGCACGCTGACGCTGAGTGGGACCAACTCGTTCACGACGACGAGTGTCTCGGCCGGCACCCTCGCCAACAGTGGCACCCTGACGTCTGCCGTTTCCGTCACGAACAGCCTCGCGACCTACGAAAACACCGGCACGCAGAATGGCGGCCTCGACAACAACGGCGTCACGCGCAATTCGGGCACGCTGAACGGCGGCTTGATCAATTCGGGTGGTTATATTCAGTTTGCCGGTTCAACCAATGGCGGGCTGACCAATATTAACTCGGTCGGCGCCCATGCCGGCGCCTTCAACGGCGCGATCGACAATAGCACCGGCGGTCTCTTCGAAATCTTCGGCACGGTCACCAGCGACAGCACGTTCACCAACAGCACCACCTCGTCTGTCCTGTTTTTTTCCAGCGGCTCTTACACCGTCGCTGGACTGATCACGAACTCGGGCACCGATCCGGCCGGAGGCATCGCGGTAAGCGCCGGCTCGACCCTCAACGCCAACGGCGGCCTGACCAACAACGCCAACGCGACGATCGTGAACAGCGGCGGTACCGTGACCGGCAACCTGAGCAACGCGGGCATCGTCACCAACAGCGGTGCGATGGGCGCGGTGACCAACACCGGATCGTTCGACAACCAGAGCGGCGGTTCGATCACGACGCTGACCAACAATGCCGGCACGTTTACCAACGAGAGCGGCGCGACCGTCTCCGGCGCGGCGACGATCTCCGGCGGCACCGTGACCAACGCCGGCACGTTTTCCTCCACGCTCGGCCTGACCGGCGGCACGTTCACCAACAACGCGGGCGGTCAGGTCCAGGGGATGACCACGATGAGCTTCGCCACGGTGAACAACAACGGCACGATGGCCGGAGTGACCATCAACGCGGGAACGCTCAACAACAACAACGGTGGCACGATCGCGACGGTGACGGCCAGCGATGGTAATTTCCGCAACTACGCAGGTGCAACGGTCTCCGGCGCGGTGTCGATCTCTGCTTCAAACATCACGTTGAACCACGGCACATTCGCCAGCACGCTTGACGCGACCGGCGGCATTTTCACGAACGCCGCCGACGGCCAGGTCCTGGGCGCGACGACGCACAGCGGCGGTGGGATGACCAACTACGGCACGATGGCCGGCGTGACCAACTCGTTCGGGAGTTTCACCAACTACGACACCGGTTCGATTACGACGCTGACCAATAGCGGCGGCAGCTTCTATAGTTTAGGGACGGTCTCCGGCGCTGCGACTATATCTGGAGGCAGCGTGGTAAATCACCAAGGTACGTTTGCGAGCACGATCGGGCTGACGGGCGGCTCGTTTGAGAATGATTCTGGCAGTGTGGTCCAGGGCGCGACGACGAACAATGGCGGCGCGGTGGGCAACTACGGTACGATGGCGGGGGTGACCAACGCCTCCGGAACGTTCGGCAACAACACCGGCGGCTCGATCACGACGCTGAACAACAATGGCGGCACCTTCACCAACGATACCGGCGCAACGGTCTCCGGCGCGGCGACGATCTCCGCGGGCAGCGTGACCAACGCCGGCACGTTCTCCAGCACGCTCGGCCTGACCGGCGGCTCGTTCACCAACAACACCGGCGGCCAGGTCCAGGGCGCGACGACGAACAACGGCGGCACGGTGAACAACAACGGCACGATGGCCGGCGCGATCAACATCTCCGGAACGTTCAACAACAATAACAACGCCACGATCACGACGCTGACCAACAATGGCGGCCTCTTCCAGAACGACAATCAGGGCAGGGTCACGGGCGCTGCGACCGTGTCTTCAGGCACCGTGCAGAATGCCGGTACGTTTGCGAGCACCCTCGGTCTGACGGGCGGCACGTTCAACAACTTCGGCACTGTTCAGGGCGCCACCACGAACAACGGCGGCACGGTGGGCAACGGCGGCACGATGGCTGGCGTGACCAACACGTCCGGAACGTTCAACAACAACGGCACCGGCTCGATCACGACGCTGAACAACAATGGCGGCACCTTCAACAATGACGCCACGATCAGCGGCGCGGCGACGATCTCCGGCGGCACGGTGTTCGTGACCGGCAGCGGGACCATCGGCGGCGCGGTGAGCCTCACCAATGCGGCGGGAACGCTCGATATCTCCGGCGTCACCACCGGTCTTTCGATTACGGATTTCTCGGGTGTGAGCGGAAGCACCGTGAACCTCGGCGCCAAGACGTTGACGATCGCGGGTGGCACGCAGACCTTTGGCGGTGCGATGCAGGGCGCCGGCAATCTGGTCCTGTCCAGCGGCGCGGAGACGCTGTCGGGCACCAGCAGCTACAGCGGCACGACCACGGTCAACGGTGGCACGCTCAGGGTCGATGGTTCGATTGCCAGCTCGTCGATGACGACGGTGAACGCCGCGGGCGCACTTTCGGGCGTCGGTATGGTGGGCAATGTCACCGTCAATGGTGGCTTGTTCGCGCCGGGCCAGGGCGTGGTCGGCGGGTCCATGACCGTGACGGGAAGCCTCGTCATGACCGCGGCCTCGACCTATCTCGTGGAGGTGACGCCGGCGACGTCCACCTCCAGCATCGTAACCGGTAACGCGAATCTCGGCGGCGCGACGCTGGGCATCAACTTCGCGGCCGGCAGCTACGTCTCGAAGCAATACACGGTCGTCGCCGCGAGCAGCATCACTGGCGCGTTCAATCCCACCATCCTCAGCCTTGGCCTGCCTGCGGGTTTTAGCATCAGCGCGAGCAACGACGGCACCCACGCCTATCTGAACCTCGTGCTGAACTTTGCACCGCCGTCAGGAAACCTGAACGTCAACCAGCAGAACGTCGGTAACGCGATCATCAACTTCTTCAACACGACCGGCGGGATCTCGATGGCGTTCGGCGGCCTGACGCCGGCCGGGCTGACGCAGCTCTCCGGCGAGGTCGGCAGCGCGCCGCAGCAGTCGACGTTCAACGCGATGACCCAGTTCATGGGCGTGATGACGGACCCCTTCGTCGCCGGACGCGGTGATCCCGTCAGCGCCGGCGGCGCACCGAATGCCTATGCCGAAGAGAGCCTGGCTTACGCCGCCGCCGGGAAGGGACGTTCGGCCAGCGCGCGCGACGCGTTCGCCGCCTACACCAAGGCTCCGGTGGCGCCGTCCTTCGAGCAGCGCTGGAGCGTCTGGGCCGCCGGCTTCGGCGGTGCGCAGCAGACCGACGGCAACAATGCACTCGGCTCCAACAACACCACCAGCAGCCTTTACGCGACCGCCGTCGGCGCGGACTATCGCGTGTCGCGTGACACGCTGCTCGGTTTCGCACTTGCAGGTGGCGGCACCAATTTCACGGTTGCCAACAATCTCGGCGGCGGGCGCTCCGACCTGTTCCAGGCCGGCGCGTTCTTCCGCCACAACGCGGGTCCCGCCTACATCACGGGCGCGTTGGCCTATGGCTGGCAGGACATCACCACCGATCGCACCGTGACCGTCGCCGGCGTCGATCGCCTGCGCGCCGAGTTCAATGCCAATGCCTGGTCAGGCCGGCTTGAGGGCGGCTATCGCTTCGTCTCGCAGGGCATCGGCCTGACGCCGTATGCGGCGGCGCAGGTCACCGCCTTCGACCTGCCGGCTTATGCTGAACAGGCGATCGCGGGCAGCAACCAGTTCGCGCTCGCCTATGGCGCCAAGAGCGTCACCGATACACGGAGCGAGCTCGGCCTTCGCACCGACAAGGCCTTCGCTCAGGACGACGGCATCGTCACGCTGCGCGGCCGCGTCGCATGGGCGCACGACTTCAACCCCAACCGCGCGATCGGCGCCACGTTCCAGACCTTGCCCGGCGCGAGCTTCGTCGTGAACGGCGCGGCGATGGCCTCGGAGACGGCGCTGGTCACCGCCGCGGCCGAGAAGAAATGGCTGAACGGCTGGTCGGCGGCCGCCACGTTCGAGGGCGAGTTCTCCAACGTCACGCGCAGCTATGCCGGAAAGGGCGTGGTGCGTTACGCTTGGTAA